One uncultured Hyphomonas sp. genomic region harbors:
- a CDS encoding cupin domain-containing protein, whose translation MSDADVTEKPATAAGYQIFRTSEAPSLDETAHMEVADMTPDLEAGIGAALEAGFAEGNVVKTLFSQPGFSLTYAWFKSGFPLPLHTHNSDCLYYIVAGSLQLGTDTLGPGDGFFLGAGKAYRYTPGPDGVEVLEFRTQEDFDIKFLAKTLPAWQKISGVISERRSAWADESPPSSVLS comes from the coding sequence ATGAGCGACGCAGACGTCACCGAAAAACCGGCCACCGCCGCCGGGTACCAGATTTTCCGCACATCCGAAGCGCCCTCGCTGGACGAGACCGCACATATGGAAGTTGCCGACATGACGCCGGACCTTGAGGCCGGCATCGGCGCCGCGCTTGAAGCCGGTTTCGCCGAAGGCAATGTGGTCAAGACGCTGTTCTCCCAGCCGGGCTTCAGCCTCACCTATGCCTGGTTCAAGAGCGGCTTCCCGCTCCCTCTTCATACGCACAATTCCGATTGTCTTTATTATATCGTCGCAGGCAGCCTCCAACTGGGTACCGATACGCTGGGCCCAGGCGACGGTTTCTTCCTGGGTGCGGGCAAGGCCTATCGCTACACGCCCGGCCCCGACGGCGTGGAAGTGCTTGAATTCCGCACCCAGGAAGACTTCGACATCAAGTTTCTCGCGAAGACACTGCCGGCCTGGCAGAAAATTTCGGGGGTTATCTCCGAGCGCCGCTCCGCATGGGCAGATGAGTCTCCTCCCAGCTCAGTCCTGTCCTGA
- a CDS encoding SDR family oxidoreductase, which produces MTKRFQDKVTVITGAASGIGAATARLMAGEGAKVVLADISGDAANALAAALGPNAMAVTCDVSKEADVAALIKAAADAHGRIDILFNNAGIGSFGNTVELPPDQWEQVIAVDLHSVYYACHHAIPHMPRGSAIVNTASISGLGGDYRFAAYNAAKGAVINYTKALAIDHARDGIRVNALCPGLVETPITAGMNQMPGLPEEWHKRIPMGRGAQPEEMANVVAFLASDAASYMTGSIVVADGGTTAHTGQPEVALFAGLPEA; this is translated from the coding sequence ATGACAAAACGATTTCAAGACAAGGTCACCGTCATCACGGGTGCAGCCTCTGGCATCGGTGCGGCAACAGCCCGCCTCATGGCAGGTGAAGGCGCAAAGGTCGTGCTCGCAGACATTTCCGGAGACGCGGCAAATGCCCTTGCCGCGGCGCTCGGTCCAAATGCCATGGCGGTGACCTGCGATGTGTCGAAAGAGGCCGACGTGGCCGCCCTCATCAAGGCCGCGGCAGACGCACACGGACGGATCGACATCCTGTTCAACAATGCCGGCATCGGCAGTTTCGGCAACACGGTGGAACTGCCGCCGGACCAGTGGGAACAGGTGATCGCGGTCGACCTGCACAGCGTCTATTATGCCTGCCACCATGCCATTCCGCACATGCCGCGCGGCAGCGCCATCGTGAACACAGCTTCGATTTCAGGCCTGGGTGGGGACTATCGCTTCGCGGCCTACAATGCCGCCAAGGGCGCCGTGATCAATTACACAAAGGCGCTGGCGATTGACCATGCCCGAGACGGTATCCGGGTGAACGCCCTCTGCCCCGGCCTTGTCGAGACACCGATCACCGCCGGGATGAACCAGATGCCCGGCCTGCCGGAAGAATGGCACAAGCGCATCCCGATGGGCCGCGGCGCCCAGCCGGAGGAGATGGCGAATGTGGTCGCCTTCCTCGCCTCGGATGCTGCTTCCTACATGACCGGCTCAATCGTGGTCGCCGATGGCGGCACCACGGCGCACACCGGCCAGCCCGAGGTCGCCCTCTTCGCCGGCCTGCCGGAGGCCTAA
- a CDS encoding zinc-binding dehydrogenase, with amino-acid sequence MRALTLQGKTFRIADLPDPSPAAGQLLVQPLFNGICGSDLSLRKQMAELADITPPEAQHQLPMIVPGHEFSARIVGIAPGTETALKVGDRVTGLPFTHSHDGPACIGLSPFHSGGLATLSCIDAERTFRVPEGIPDDLAALTEPLSVGLHAVNLANRNDGPNMVIGCGPVGLAVILALKIAGRGPILAADFSAERRAVAASLGADIVLDPATDSPYERWGDLGHEPAVMSPLLERDFRGQPPGLNIFECTGAPGVLGQIVKSAPAHAHVVIVGVCPHEETITPLDGITRELTLEFSFAYRPEEFATALTLIEAHADQAARLITSRQPLASTEAAFDALARDPHEIKILIDPHA; translated from the coding sequence ATGCGCGCACTCACCCTTCAGGGCAAAACCTTCCGCATCGCAGACCTGCCCGACCCGTCCCCCGCCGCCGGACAGCTTCTGGTCCAGCCCCTGTTCAACGGCATCTGCGGCAGTGACCTCAGCCTGCGCAAGCAGATGGCGGAGCTGGCGGATATCACCCCGCCCGAGGCGCAACACCAGCTGCCCATGATCGTGCCCGGCCATGAATTCTCGGCCAGGATCGTCGGCATCGCTCCGGGCACGGAGACTGCGCTAAAGGTGGGCGACCGGGTGACCGGCCTGCCCTTCACGCACAGCCATGACGGCCCGGCCTGTATCGGCCTCTCGCCTTTCCACAGCGGCGGCCTCGCCACCCTGTCCTGCATCGATGCCGAACGCACTTTCCGCGTGCCGGAGGGCATTCCGGACGATCTTGCCGCGCTGACCGAGCCGCTTTCGGTCGGCCTGCATGCGGTGAACCTCGCCAACCGCAACGACGGTCCGAACATGGTGATCGGTTGCGGCCCGGTCGGCCTCGCCGTCATTCTCGCGCTGAAAATCGCCGGGCGCGGGCCCATCCTCGCCGCAGACTTCTCAGCTGAGCGCCGCGCCGTCGCTGCCAGTCTCGGCGCAGATATCGTGCTCGATCCGGCAACCGACAGCCCCTATGAGCGCTGGGGCGACCTCGGCCACGAACCGGCGGTCATGTCCCCCCTGCTGGAGCGGGATTTCCGCGGCCAGCCGCCGGGCCTCAACATTTTCGAATGCACCGGCGCGCCGGGCGTTCTCGGCCAAATCGTGAAATCGGCGCCGGCGCATGCGCATGTCGTCATTGTCGGCGTCTGTCCGCATGAAGAGACGATCACCCCGCTGGACGGCATCACGCGGGAACTGACGCTGGAGTTCAGCTTCGCCTACCGGCCGGAAGAATTTGCCACCGCGCTGACCCTGATCGAGGCCCACGCAGACCAGGCCGCGCGCCTGATCACCAGCCGCCAGCCGCTGGCCAGCACCGAAGCTGCCTTCGACGCGCTCGCCAGAGATCCTCATGAAATCAAGATCCTGATCGATCCGCACGCCTGA